TTCCAATCGATCAGCAATGGAGACCTACTCTTTGGTTCCTCAGTCTTTTATCTATTACATCTATTACAGTTTATGGGCCTAAATGGAAATGGCTTCGTAAAAATTTAATTTTTGGATGGATTGGAACAGTACCATTAGGAATTTATTTGCTAAGTGGTGGTTTAGGTTTAAATCCAGTAATGACACGTCATTGGGGTGGATTAACCCTAACAATTCTTATAACTTCTTGTAGTATTCTTTTCTCTTTACCAATTGGTATTTTATTAGCTCTTTGCAGAAGAAGTTCAATATTTTTAATTCAGAAATCAAGTTCTGTTTATATCGATGTAATGAGAGCTGTTCCTCTTATCTCCGTACTTTTTTTTGGACAATTGTTAATACCTTTATTTCTACCTGTAGGTTTAGAAATAGATCGTGTCTGGAGGGCTGTAATAGCTTTTACTTTTTTTGTCTCAGCATATATAGCTGAAGATATTAAAGGAGGATTACAGTCGATACCTAAAAATCAAATTGAAGCTGCTAAAAGTCTTGGCTTAAACCAATATCAAATCAATATATATATTCTTATTCCGCAAGCCTTAAGAGTTGCATTGCCAGCTATTACAAACCAGTTAGTTGGGCTTTTTCAAAATACATCTTTAATGGCAATCTTAGGTTTGATGGAATTACTTGGTGTAAGTAGGAGTATTCTTGCCAATCCAGAATTCATAGGACAATATATTGAAGTATATATTTGGTTAGCTTCCGTCTATTGGCTTTTTTGTACAATTATGGCATTTGTTTCAAAAAAACTTGAGCAAAAAATGACAATTAATAAAGGATATTAATCTTAAATCTATGAAGCCAATACTTACCGCTAAAAATCTCACCAAATCATATGCTAAAGGTATTCTTGCTCTTAATAAAGTTTCATTTACCTTAGATCAAGGCAAAGTTCTGGTGGTTATGGGTCCATCTGGATCAGGAAAGAGTACACTTATTAGGACTATTAATGGTCTTGAGACTTTTGATAAAGGCGAATTAAATGTTTTAGGTATAAAAATTAGGGCAGATTCAGACGAAAGAAAAATTCAAAAAATTAGACGTAGAGTTGGGATGGTTTTCCAGCAATTTAATTTGTTTCCCCATTTATCAATTTTAGAAAATATAACACTTGCTCCAATCCAGGTTCAAAAACGCAATAAAAAAGAAGCAGAAGAGTATGGGATGTATTTACTTTGTCAAATGGGAATAGAATCTCATGCAAAAAAGTACCCTGGTCAACTTAGTGGTGGAGAACAACAACGAGTTGCTATTGCACGATCTTTGGCCTTAAAACCTGAATTATTATTATTTGATGAACCAACTAGTGCATTGGATCCAGAGCGTATTAATGAAGTGCTCGATGCAATGAGAAGGCTTGCTGATCAAGGAATGACCATGATTGTGGTAACGCATGAAATTAAATTTGCCAAGGAAGTCAGTGATCAGGTTTTATTTATAGATTCAGGAAAGATTTTAGAAATTTCTCCACCAGAAGTTTTCTTTTCAAATGCTAGTCATGAAAGGAGTAGAAAGTTTCTAAATCAAATCAACTGATCCATTTATCAAAAAAAACTATTTAAATTCAAATAAGCAGAGGTGTTTTTCCAGGGAAATAGAGCTAATGGCCACTTACTACTGATTAGCTATGCATATTCAATCTCCACTAAGGGCAAGCCAAAACGCAAAGTGTAGCAATCTATAGCAGATGATCGCCTAAGGATCGCCCAAAAGGTTTTTAAGAATCACGAGAAGTCAATCGGGGCGACAGGATTCGAACCTGCGACCTAGTGCTCCCAAAGTAATAGTGTGTAGTTAGCGTTTTACTAAAGGATAAACGTCTTTACATTTTGATTTTTCGTTTTCAAAATCTTTGATAGCAATATCCCATTTTGATAAATCTGCTTCTTTCCCAGAAATATATAATTCCATTTGTGCCGAATAGGTTGCTGCTTCAATCCGACTATTCAATGATGAATTACAAAAAAGAATACTTCCAAATTTTTCATAGTCAGTAAAATCCCTATTCGCTGCATATTCAGCATTTGCCCTTTTCTTATCTAATGCTTTATATTCCAAATCCTCGATACTAGGTTTTGGGCGTAGTAAGAATGCTTTATAGTCAAAATCCTCAATACTAGGTCGGAGCAAGGATTGGTTCGCTTGTGCATTTAGATATGCAAAAAGTGAAAAACAAATAAGAAGAACAGCAATTACTCCAATTAACCAAGTGTTAGTTTTATCCAAAAAAAAGAGGCTTTATCCCTCTCAGTTTAGATCGACTGTCAATCAGATTAATTATATCGGTAAGAGTAGTAAGAGTAGTAAGAGTTTCTTCTAAGATTATTAACAAAATTTATTTGGATCACTTGCTATCCCCATAATTGAAAGTATTGCGAGAGATAATGCGGTATAAAAAATTATTTTATTTAATTTCCCTCTCGGGATAAGGAAATATGAGAAACTAGTGTTCCTATTATTTGACTTATCTGCATTAACTGCCCATACAGATAAACAATAAGTAAATATTAAGAATAGAAAACCTATAGGTTCAAACTTAGAGCATAAAAAAACTTGGCCAAAATTAAATACAAAAGTAGTTACTGAAATAAATATCCATATCCTTCCTGCGAGAACTCTTAGAAAATAATAAGGAAAAGAGGATTCACTTTTTTTGTTTTTTGAAGAGACAAAATTATTTTTGATCGTTACATAATTGCCATTGCGGCTAGCTGTTTGAGAAGGACTTAAATATTCAACTTCTGCGCGCTCTGTTGTCTTATCATTATCTTTTAATTGTGAATTTGGTATTTGTGGCTGATCATTATTCTCATCTTCTACTATCTCAAGTTTAATTTTTATATTGCTATTGTTATTGCCATCTAGCACAGGATAATTCTCCCATTGAAGGACTCCAGCTTCAAGAGCAGCAACTAATTCCTTTTTAGTTTTAAAACATTGACTCATTTGTTCTGAGAATTTTGCCCCTAATAACATTTCATATAAGTTTGTTTTGTTTTTAGCATTTGGATTAGATGTAAATTTAAATGCACGCCAATAATCGTCAGCATTAACTCCTATTTCATATATAAACCCATCATCTGCGAGTGAAATTATTGTAGAAAGAGAATGAAATCCAGGATTATTATTTTCAGCTTCTAAAAAGTACATTGGACCGTTATTGTATATGGTTTCCTCCTTTTTTGATTTAATAATCTTTGGCATGAAATTATAAATACTTGAATTTGATTCTAGGTTGGTTGTCAATCATAGAAGTGTTATTTTGGCTTAAATAGCTCTAAAATACTGTCACATAGGGGTTGAAGACTATGGAAAATTTAGACGAAATCATCAAAGAAATTAAAGAAAACACCTATGACAACGAACTAGCAGATGTATATATAAGAGAGTTATTAGATCGAGATAAAGAATATGATTGAAACCAAAATATTAATTTCAAGTGATAATTACATTGCTCAATTTGATCGTTCTTATGAGAAAAAAAGAGAGGATCAAGTTGGTTTAATTGTGGCTGCGGTTCTTATATTCCTTGTGTTTTGTAATGCTCTAAGGATTATGAATAAACCAGAGAATGTTGCAAAGAGAAAAGAGCAAAAAAGATTAATGGAAGAAAAAAAACTTGAACTTAAGAAGGCTTATATAAAAAAAGTAAAAAAAGACCCATTAATAAATATCAGTTCTGATGAATATTTTGAGGTGCATATGCAAAGACTTCAAAAATATGGCAAATCACAATATCAAGGAATGACTTACTACATGGGTTCAAAAGGTGGAATATATACACTTTCTGCTAGTGGCTCGAGAAACTATAAATACTAGGTTTGACGCCACACAACCATGTCCATTAGGTCGTGTTTAAAAAATAATTTAGTGAGACAGGTGATTACACACAAATCACACATAGAGAAAATATCTAACCGCTGAGACTCCAATCGGGGCGACAGGATTCGAACCTGCGAC
The sequence above is a segment of the Prochlorococcus marinus str. GP2 genome. Coding sequences within it:
- a CDS encoding amino acid ABC transporter permease produces the protein MNNINPNLNPNLFKKIKNSLLAKSKYNFCNLIFFLISIPLILKILTSIFINFNWEVVTSNLNLYAFGSFPIDQQWRPTLWFLSLLSITSITVYGPKWKWLRKNLIFGWIGTVPLGIYLLSGGLGLNPVMTRHWGGLTLTILITSCSILFSLPIGILLALCRRSSIFLIQKSSSVYIDVMRAVPLISVLFFGQLLIPLFLPVGLEIDRVWRAVIAFTFFVSAYIAEDIKGGLQSIPKNQIEAAKSLGLNQYQINIYILIPQALRVALPAITNQLVGLFQNTSLMAILGLMELLGVSRSILANPEFIGQYIEVYIWLASVYWLFCTIMAFVSKKLEQKMTINKGY
- a CDS encoding amino acid ABC transporter ATP-binding protein encodes the protein MKPILTAKNLTKSYAKGILALNKVSFTLDQGKVLVVMGPSGSGKSTLIRTINGLETFDKGELNVLGIKIRADSDERKIQKIRRRVGMVFQQFNLFPHLSILENITLAPIQVQKRNKKEAEEYGMYLLCQMGIESHAKKYPGQLSGGEQQRVAIARSLALKPELLLFDEPTSALDPERINEVLDAMRRLADQGMTMIVVTHEIKFAKEVSDQVLFIDSGKILEISPPEVFFSNASHERSRKFLNQIN